The following coding sequences lie in one bacterium genomic window:
- a CDS encoding HU family DNA-binding protein, whose product MNKQAIVDAVHEKLGGTKVAAEEVVDTVIGSIVNTMKKGQEVSIAGLGIFSVKQRAARTARNPKTGEAIQVPTMKVPKFRAAKALKEAVK is encoded by the coding sequence ATGAATAAACAAGCGATAGTAGACGCAGTACACGAAAAACTCGGTGGCACAAAGGTTGCCGCAGAAGAGGTGGTGGATACAGTCATTGGTTCCATTGTAAACACCATGAAGAAAGGACAGGAGGTTTCAATTGCAGGATTGGGTATTTTTTCAGTAAAACAACGCGCAGCACGAACCGCACGCAATCCAAAGACAGGAGAAGCTATACAAGTACCGACCATGAAGGTTCCTAAGTTCCGCGCAGCAAAAGCACTTAAAGAGGCGGTGAAGTAA